From a region of the Geothrix sp. 21YS21S-2 genome:
- the rimP gene encoding ribosome maturation factor RimP, whose amino-acid sequence MDVKKLKDPVERQLALLGFELVCLETAKEGRDDILRLYIDHLDRGPEGDRAITLDDCVAANDGLVTWLDVEFPNLRETMNLEISSPGIERPLTKPDHFRRFLGRLCRVQTASPINGQKRFKGWITEVTEEAVVLEEDNALKTVPFESVQKARLAPFDEDKAPKPRHVPEQPTAARVEKSAGKETAWHS is encoded by the coding sequence ATGGATGTGAAAAAACTCAAGGACCCCGTCGAACGGCAGCTGGCGCTGCTGGGATTCGAGCTGGTGTGCCTGGAGACCGCCAAGGAAGGCCGGGACGACATCCTGCGCCTCTACATCGACCACCTGGACCGGGGGCCGGAGGGCGACCGGGCCATCACGCTCGACGACTGCGTGGCCGCCAACGACGGGCTCGTCACCTGGCTGGACGTGGAGTTCCCCAACCTGCGGGAGACCATGAACCTGGAGATCTCCAGCCCGGGCATCGAACGCCCCCTCACCAAACCCGACCACTTCCGCCGGTTCCTGGGCAGGCTCTGCCGCGTGCAGACCGCAAGCCCCATCAACGGCCAGAAGCGCTTCAAGGGATGGATCACCGAAGTCACGGAGGAGGCCGTCGTCCTGGAAGAGGACAACGCCCTCAAGACCGTGCCCTTCGAGTCCGTCCAGAAGGCCCGCCTCGCTCCCTTCGACGAGGACAAGGCCCCCAAACCCCGGCACGTGCCGGAACAACCGACAGCTGCCCGCGTAGAGAAAAGCGCCGGCAAGGAGACCGCATGGCACTCGTAG
- a CDS encoding NADH-quinone oxidoreductase subunit C, translating into MVIERIDEQLPGAILDRHAFRGDQTIVVGRERLLEVVDFIYREGFQQLMDVTAVDGGQRDPRFDVVYHLLNLASQERLRLKVRVADQESVPSLTARFKSADWSEREVADMFGIPFDGHPDPRRLLMWEDYPGHPLRKDYPLDGGDAFCSQDIGVSYAPDARSLNG; encoded by the coding sequence ATGGTGATCGAACGCATCGACGAACAGCTCCCCGGAGCCATCCTTGACCGGCACGCCTTCCGGGGCGACCAGACCATCGTGGTGGGGCGGGAACGCCTGCTCGAGGTGGTGGACTTCATCTACCGGGAGGGCTTCCAGCAGCTCATGGACGTCACGGCGGTGGACGGCGGGCAGCGGGACCCCCGCTTCGACGTGGTCTACCACCTGCTGAACCTCGCCAGCCAGGAGCGCCTGCGCCTCAAGGTGCGCGTGGCCGACCAGGAGTCCGTGCCCAGCCTGACGGCCCGGTTCAAGTCCGCCGACTGGTCCGAGCGCGAGGTGGCCGACATGTTCGGGATCCCCTTCGACGGCCATCCCGACCCCCGGCGCCTGCTCATGTGGGAGGACTACCCCGGGCACCCCCTGCGCAAGGACTACCCCCTGGACGGCGGCGACGCCTTCTGCAGCCAGGACATCGGCGTGTCCTACGCCCCCGACGCGAGATCCCTCAATGGCTGA
- a CDS encoding efflux RND transporter periplasmic adaptor subunit, producing MKPKQMWILGGGLAVIVAVGIAASRGDKGVPVQVATVARENIQAKVSANGKIQAVVKVDITANVMGQVTALKVKEGDVVKKGDLLLEIDNIRSKAAVESLRSASQAMAHDFETARARLEQARKDFARASANHKAGITSQSDFDQASTALRTAQTAFDSAQQRVAQSRADLAGGQDALNKTRILAPMDGVVTAKRIELGETAVIGLQNQPGTVLVTISDMSRVEAEMEVDEASIPTVKTGQAAQVRIDAYPNQVFDGVVTEVGGSPIVQTNVNEAIKFKVKVQIKNPPSTIKPGLSNQADIFTGNRDQVLAIPLQALVMRDIKLKKGETFAPGAPREEEGVYVMEGGKAAFRPLKTGLMGELNVEVISGLKGGESLVTGPFKALRELKGGEDIRVEKKKKTDKKES from the coding sequence ATGAAGCCAAAGCAGATGTGGATCCTGGGCGGGGGACTGGCCGTGATCGTGGCCGTGGGCATCGCCGCGAGCCGCGGCGACAAGGGCGTTCCGGTCCAGGTGGCCACGGTGGCCCGGGAGAACATCCAGGCCAAGGTCAGCGCCAACGGGAAGATCCAGGCGGTGGTCAAGGTGGACATCACGGCCAACGTCATGGGCCAGGTCACGGCCCTCAAGGTCAAGGAGGGGGACGTCGTCAAGAAGGGGGACCTGCTCCTGGAGATCGACAACATCCGCTCCAAGGCCGCCGTGGAGAGCCTGCGCTCGGCCTCCCAGGCCATGGCCCACGACTTCGAGACCGCCCGGGCCCGCCTGGAGCAGGCCCGCAAGGACTTCGCCCGGGCCTCGGCCAACCACAAGGCCGGAATCACCTCCCAGAGCGACTTCGACCAGGCCTCCACGGCCCTGCGCACCGCCCAGACCGCCTTCGACAGCGCCCAGCAGCGGGTGGCCCAGTCCCGGGCCGACCTCGCCGGGGGCCAGGACGCCCTGAACAAGACCCGGATCCTGGCGCCCATGGACGGCGTGGTCACCGCCAAGCGCATCGAGCTGGGGGAGACGGCCGTCATCGGCCTGCAGAACCAGCCCGGCACCGTCCTGGTCACCATCTCGGACATGAGCCGGGTGGAGGCCGAGATGGAGGTGGACGAGGCCTCCATCCCCACCGTGAAGACGGGCCAGGCCGCCCAGGTGCGCATCGACGCCTACCCCAACCAGGTGTTCGACGGCGTGGTCACCGAGGTGGGCGGCTCCCCCATCGTCCAGACCAACGTCAACGAGGCGATCAAGTTCAAGGTGAAGGTGCAGATCAAGAATCCGCCCTCCACCATCAAGCCCGGCCTCTCGAACCAGGCCGACATCTTCACCGGGAACCGGGACCAGGTGCTGGCCATCCCCCTCCAGGCCCTGGTCATGCGGGACATCAAGCTGAAGAAGGGCGAGACCTTCGCGCCGGGCGCCCCCCGGGAGGAGGAGGGCGTCTACGTGATGGAGGGCGGCAAGGCGGCCTTCAGGCCCCTCAAGACCGGCCTCATGGGTGAGCTGAACGTGGAGGTGATCTCCGGGCTGAAGGGCGGCGAGAGCCTGGTCACGGGGCCCTTCAAGGCCCTGCGCGAGCTCAAGGGCGGCGAGGACATCCGCGTCGAGAAGAAGAAGAAGACCGACAAGAAGGAAAGCTGA
- a CDS encoding MFS transporter — protein sequence MSRLSESLRSLGFRNFRLFFTGQLVSLVGTWMQSVALSWLVYRLTGQATLLGLVAFASQAPIFLLGSFGGVLADRVDPRRLLVVTQALQMVQAFLLGWLTLAGRVRPWEIIVLAVGLGIVNAFDLPARQVLVASTVDRDHLPNAIALNSSIFHGSRVVGPAVAGLMVAAIGEGWCFLVNGVSFLAAITGLLMMDLPPWVSRTDHPPVLDHIVEGVRYVHGNRELRLLFFLLGVVCLLGMPYAVLMPIFADGILHGGPRALGLLMGGSGVGAVLGAAVLAGRRSIHGLERIAYLGATATGIALAAFAYSKVLWLSLVLIVPVGGAMVAHMTSNNTLVQVLIPDEMRGRVMAFHAMVFTAAMPIGALLEGLLANHIGAPATVALGGFGCVIGAWFFAVRFPAGKFEGRA from the coding sequence ATGTCCCGCCTGTCCGAGTCGCTCCGCTCCCTGGGGTTCCGCAATTTCCGGCTCTTCTTCACGGGACAGCTGGTGTCGCTGGTGGGCACCTGGATGCAGAGCGTCGCCCTGTCGTGGCTGGTGTACCGGCTCACCGGGCAGGCCACGCTCCTGGGGCTGGTGGCCTTCGCCAGCCAGGCCCCCATCTTCCTCCTGGGCAGCTTCGGCGGCGTGCTGGCGGACCGGGTGGATCCCCGGCGCCTCCTGGTCGTCACCCAGGCCCTTCAGATGGTGCAGGCCTTCCTCCTGGGCTGGCTGACCCTGGCCGGCCGGGTCCGGCCCTGGGAGATCATCGTGCTGGCCGTGGGCCTGGGCATCGTCAACGCCTTCGACCTCCCGGCCCGCCAGGTGCTGGTGGCCAGCACCGTGGACCGGGACCACCTGCCCAACGCCATCGCCCTCAATTCCTCCATCTTCCACGGCTCGCGCGTGGTGGGGCCCGCCGTGGCCGGCCTGATGGTGGCCGCCATCGGGGAAGGCTGGTGCTTCCTGGTCAACGGCGTGAGCTTCCTGGCGGCCATCACCGGCCTGCTCATGATGGACCTGCCCCCCTGGGTCTCCCGCACGGACCACCCGCCCGTGCTGGACCACATCGTGGAAGGCGTCCGGTACGTCCACGGGAACCGGGAGCTCAGGCTCCTGTTCTTCCTCCTGGGCGTCGTCTGCCTCCTGGGCATGCCCTACGCCGTGCTGATGCCCATCTTCGCCGACGGGATCCTCCACGGAGGCCCCAGGGCCCTGGGCCTCCTGATGGGCGGCTCGGGGGTGGGCGCCGTCCTGGGCGCCGCCGTGCTGGCCGGCCGCAGGAGCATCCACGGCCTGGAGCGCATCGCCTACCTGGGCGCCACCGCCACCGGCATCGCCCTGGCCGCCTTCGCCTACTCCAAGGTCCTGTGGCTGTCGCTGGTCCTCATCGTCCCCGTGGGCGGCGCCATGGTGGCCCACATGACCAGCAACAACACCCTGGTGCAGGTGTTGATCCCCGACGAGATGCGGGGCCGGGTCATGGCCTTCCACGCCATGGTCTTCACGGCGGCCATGCCCATCGGCGCGCTGCTGGAGGGCCTCCTGGCCAACCACATCGGCGCCCCCGCGACCGTGGCGCTGGGGGGCTTCGGATGCGTGATCGGGGCGTGGTTCTTCGCCGTGCGGTTCCCAGCGGGGAAGTTCGAAGGCAGGGCCTGA
- the folD gene encoding bifunctional methylenetetrahydrofolate dehydrogenase/methenyltetrahydrofolate cyclohydrolase FolD, protein MTTILDGRAHADRMLGEVASAVEARAARGLRAPCLAVVLVGDDPASQVYVRGKVAACARTGIRSVERRLPEGVSQEELEAVVAGLNRDPLVDGILVQLPLPAGLDARRATHGIDPAKDVDGLHPLNQGLLLEGLPGLRPCTPSACMNMLATYGIDLKGMRAVVLGRSEIVGKPMALMLLERHATVTMAHSRTRDLPALCREADLLVAAVGRPGMVEGSWIKPGAVVLDVGINRVEDPALGEAIFAADPGKLRILKEKGGVLCGDVRFAEAAAVAGAITPVPGGVGLLTIAGLMANTLQACEAR, encoded by the coding sequence ATGACCACGATTCTCGACGGAAGGGCCCATGCGGACCGCATGCTGGGCGAGGTGGCCTCGGCCGTGGAGGCCCGGGCGGCCCGGGGGCTGCGCGCCCCCTGCCTGGCGGTGGTGCTGGTGGGCGACGATCCGGCCAGCCAGGTCTACGTGCGTGGCAAGGTGGCCGCCTGCGCCCGCACCGGCATCCGCTCGGTGGAGCGGCGCCTCCCGGAGGGCGTCTCCCAGGAGGAGCTGGAGGCGGTGGTCGCCGGGCTCAACCGGGATCCCCTGGTGGACGGCATCCTGGTCCAGCTGCCCCTCCCGGCGGGACTGGACGCGCGGCGGGCCACCCACGGAATCGATCCCGCCAAGGACGTGGACGGCCTGCACCCCCTGAACCAGGGCCTGCTCCTGGAGGGCCTCCCCGGGCTCCGCCCCTGCACCCCCTCAGCCTGCATGAACATGCTCGCGACCTACGGCATCGACCTCAAGGGCATGCGCGCCGTCGTCCTGGGCCGCAGCGAGATCGTCGGAAAGCCCATGGCGCTCATGCTCCTGGAGCGGCACGCCACCGTCACCATGGCCCACAGCCGCACCCGGGACCTGCCCGCGCTCTGCCGGGAGGCCGATCTGCTGGTGGCCGCCGTGGGCCGGCCCGGAATGGTGGAGGGCTCCTGGATCAAGCCCGGGGCCGTCGTCCTGGACGTGGGCATCAACCGCGTGGAGGACCCGGCCCTGGGCGAGGCCATCTTCGCGGCGGACCCCGGCAAGCTCCGGATCCTGAAGGAGAAGGGCGGCGTTCTCTGCGGGGACGTGCGCTTCGCGGAAGCCGCGGCCGTGGCCGGCGCCATCACGCCCGTGCCCGGCGGCGTGGGGCTCCTCACCATCGCCGGCCTCATGGCCAACACCCTCCAGGCCTGCGAGGCCCGCTAG
- a CDS encoding NADH-quinone oxidoreductase subunit B, producing the protein MAAINLDDTVMTTRLDAVVNWARKNSLWPLPFGTACCAIEFMSMMASRYDFSRFGAEALRFSPRQSDMLLVLGTITNKQAPILRQVYAQMAEPKWVVSVGVCASSGGMYRTYATLQGIDRVVPVDVYVPGCPPRPESIIFGAMQLQKKIEKETLMGRREHIEQFYASMDRQEKLQLERGLTNFQVVREMVLAAGENGEQKIW; encoded by the coding sequence ATGGCGGCCATCAACCTCGACGATACGGTGATGACCACCCGCCTGGACGCGGTGGTGAACTGGGCCCGCAAGAACAGCCTCTGGCCGCTGCCCTTCGGGACGGCCTGCTGCGCCATCGAATTCATGTCCATGATGGCCTCCCGCTACGACTTCTCCCGGTTCGGGGCCGAGGCCCTGCGCTTCTCCCCCCGGCAGTCCGACATGCTCCTGGTGCTGGGCACCATCACCAACAAGCAGGCCCCCATCCTCCGCCAGGTCTACGCCCAGATGGCCGAACCCAAGTGGGTGGTCTCCGTGGGCGTGTGCGCCTCCTCGGGGGGGATGTACCGCACCTACGCGACCCTCCAGGGCATCGACCGGGTGGTCCCCGTGGACGTGTACGTCCCCGGCTGCCCCCCCCGTCCCGAGTCCATCATCTTCGGCGCCATGCAGCTCCAGAAGAAGATCGAGAAGGAGACGCTCATGGGCCGCCGGGAGCACATCGAGCAGTTCTACGCGTCCATGGACCGGCAGGAGAAGCTCCAGCTGGAACGCGGACTCACCAACTTCCAGGTGGTCCGGGAGATGGTGCTGGCGGCCGGCGAGAACGGCGAACAGAAGATCTGGTGA
- a CDS encoding helix-turn-helix domain-containing protein, whose protein sequence is MIQLKRFDSNSDAPLSVSSLGDRIKAVRLTWRWSQEEMAEALRVDQASISFWERDKIKPSGSAIVALASLFRTSTEALEEGTGFRIPDPPSHPESAKVDREFPRSVSLPAGSEDVVMVVDLADGSSKGKQLSEAMMSLVQGVKDSRRVWVVLE, encoded by the coding sequence GTGATCCAATTGAAGCGATTCGATTCAAATTCCGACGCCCCACTCTCCGTCTCCTCCTTGGGAGACCGCATCAAGGCGGTTCGTCTCACCTGGCGATGGTCGCAGGAGGAGATGGCCGAGGCCCTGCGCGTTGATCAGGCCTCCATCTCCTTCTGGGAGCGGGACAAGATCAAGCCGTCCGGGTCCGCCATCGTGGCCCTGGCCTCCCTTTTCCGAACCAGCACCGAGGCCCTGGAGGAGGGCACGGGGTTCCGCATCCCCGATCCCCCGTCCCATCCCGAATCCGCCAAGGTGGACCGGGAATTCCCCCGGAGCGTCAGCCTCCCCGCCGGCAGCGAGGATGTGGTGATGGTCGTGGATCTGGCCGACGGGTCCTCCAAGGGCAAGCAGCTGTCCGAAGCCATGATGAGCCTCGTCCAGGGCGTCAAGGACAGCCGGCGCGTCTGGGTGGTCCTGGAGTAG
- a CDS encoding HAD-IG family 5'-nucleotidase, with product MKNIIPSLLPIPRFIEQGEQVRLPHARKVFPLRNIHFRDVRAVGFDMDYTLSHYKSPEIEELAYCHSVRLLVTEKGYPARLLDTHFDPAFAIRGLVLDGSRGNLLKLDSARQVVRACHGSRPLGREEVDAIYGRRRLVSRAGAFRSIDTLFEIPECHLYAVLVDALDGGELPGRDYLQVFQDVRWAIDSAHRNGVMKAEILANRELFILRDPDLPTALDRWKRAGKKLFVVSNSEWSFTEGVLSFLLDGQDPARPLWTDYFDLVVVSSRKPVFFLETPPAEPLPGQKAAYSGGNALWMEELLDARGEEILYVGDHIYGDILRSKKNVSWHTMLLIPELAWQLEQLEEQATELQDFLRLESARRKSEIRASLLENLYKRNREHRHLLAPRVSHEALQALDLEARAMKDEIDASRTATQAQALEIASLDARLESTFNARWGSIFRDGYEQTRFADQIQTYACAYTGRISNLYLVDPSTALYAPVPTLPHERI from the coding sequence ATGAAGAACATCATCCCGTCCCTGCTCCCCATTCCGCGCTTCATCGAACAGGGGGAGCAGGTCCGGCTGCCCCATGCCCGGAAGGTCTTCCCCTTGCGGAACATCCACTTCCGGGACGTGCGGGCGGTGGGGTTCGACATGGACTACACGCTGAGCCACTACAAGTCCCCGGAGATCGAGGAACTGGCCTACTGCCATTCCGTACGCCTCCTGGTGACCGAAAAGGGCTACCCGGCCCGGCTCCTGGACACCCACTTCGATCCCGCCTTCGCCATCCGCGGTCTGGTGCTGGACGGCTCCCGGGGCAACCTCCTCAAGCTGGACAGCGCCCGGCAGGTGGTGCGGGCCTGCCACGGCAGCCGGCCCCTTGGGCGGGAGGAGGTGGACGCCATCTACGGGAGAAGGCGGCTGGTGTCCCGCGCCGGGGCCTTCCGGAGCATCGACACCCTGTTCGAGATCCCCGAGTGCCACCTCTACGCCGTGCTGGTGGACGCCCTGGACGGGGGAGAGCTCCCGGGGCGGGACTACCTCCAGGTCTTCCAGGACGTGCGCTGGGCCATCGACTCCGCCCACCGCAACGGGGTCATGAAGGCGGAGATCCTGGCCAACCGGGAACTCTTCATCCTCCGGGACCCGGACCTTCCCACCGCGCTGGACCGCTGGAAACGGGCGGGCAAGAAGCTGTTCGTGGTGAGCAACAGCGAATGGAGCTTCACGGAGGGGGTGCTCAGCTTCCTCCTGGACGGGCAGGATCCTGCCCGCCCCCTTTGGACCGACTACTTCGACCTGGTCGTCGTCAGCTCCCGGAAGCCCGTTTTTTTCCTGGAAACGCCCCCCGCCGAGCCGCTCCCCGGGCAAAAGGCCGCCTATTCGGGGGGTAATGCGCTATGGATGGAGGAGTTGCTGGACGCCAGGGGGGAGGAAATCCTCTACGTGGGGGACCATATCTACGGCGATATCCTCCGGTCCAAAAAGAATGTTTCCTGGCACACCATGCTGCTCATTCCGGAGCTGGCCTGGCAGCTTGAGCAACTGGAAGAACAGGCAACCGAATTGCAGGATTTCCTTCGTCTGGAGTCCGCCCGGCGGAAATCGGAGATTCGGGCCTCCCTCCTTGAGAACTTATATAAAAGAAATAGGGAACATCGGCACCTCCTGGCCCCCCGGGTTTCCCATGAAGCCCTCCAAGCCTTGGACTTGGAAGCCAGGGCCATGAAAGACGAAATTGACGCTTCACGAACCGCCACCCAGGCCCAGGCCCTGGAAATCGCAAGTCTGGATGCCCGGCTGGAATCCACCTTCAATGCCCGATGGGGGTCCATTTTCCGCGATGGGTATGAACAAACCCGTTTCGCGGATCAAATTCAAACGTATGCTTGCGCATATACCGGGCGAATCAGTAATCTGTACCTGGTAGATCCCTCTACGGCTCTTTATGCACCGGTGCCGACACTCCCGCACGAACGGATCTGA
- a CDS encoding NADH-quinone oxidoreductase subunit A translates to MTEPVSYFLPILLLLILSAIVGAAILVVSGWILPGLMKPDNPKGHKLTPYECGAPPLQAGARHRYSVKFYLVAMLFILFDVEAAFLLPWAVQYKAHLWTFWAGVSFVGTLLVGYVYAWGKGALDWER, encoded by the coding sequence ATGACCGAACCCGTATCCTATTTCCTGCCGATCCTGCTCCTGCTCATCCTCTCGGCCATCGTGGGGGCGGCGATCCTCGTGGTGTCGGGCTGGATCCTGCCCGGGCTGATGAAGCCCGACAACCCCAAGGGCCACAAGCTCACCCCCTACGAATGCGGGGCGCCCCCCCTCCAGGCGGGGGCCCGGCACCGCTACAGCGTCAAGTTCTACCTGGTGGCCATGCTCTTCATCCTGTTCGACGTGGAAGCCGCCTTCCTGCTGCCCTGGGCGGTCCAGTACAAGGCGCACCTCTGGACCTTCTGGGCGGGGGTTAGCTTCGTGGGGACCCTCCTGGTGGGCTACGTCTACGCCTGGGGCAAGGGCGCCCTGGACTGGGAGCGCTGA
- a CDS encoding SPOR domain-containing protein, protein MAVRDSQTVVLSRQAILLVTAVGVGLLTLCYVLGVQVGKQSAALRRPLSRDTGEELEELPATMAEQLKALEQSGSGAGFEKPQEPKAPEAPKAKAPEPPKPEAKKPEPPKKEDGRWTLQLVSTPDAAEARTVAGKAKAAGFKTETLSEKGLFKVRLATATKRDAADVSMQKLKNHGFKPFAIKVD, encoded by the coding sequence ATGGCCGTCCGCGATTCCCAGACCGTCGTTTTGAGCCGTCAGGCCATCCTCCTGGTGACCGCGGTGGGCGTGGGCCTCCTGACCCTGTGCTACGTGCTGGGGGTCCAGGTGGGCAAGCAGAGCGCCGCCCTCCGACGGCCCCTGTCCCGGGACACCGGGGAGGAGCTGGAGGAACTCCCCGCCACCATGGCCGAACAGCTCAAGGCCCTCGAGCAGTCCGGCTCCGGCGCCGGCTTCGAGAAGCCGCAGGAGCCCAAGGCCCCTGAAGCCCCCAAGGCCAAGGCCCCCGAGCCTCCCAAGCCCGAGGCGAAGAAGCCCGAGCCCCCGAAGAAGGAGGACGGCCGCTGGACCCTCCAGCTGGTTTCCACGCCCGACGCCGCCGAGGCCCGGACGGTCGCGGGCAAAGCCAAGGCCGCGGGCTTCAAGACCGAGACCCTTTCCGAGAAGGGCCTCTTCAAGGTCCGCCTGGCCACCGCCACGAAGCGCGACGCCGCCGACGTCTCCATGCAGAAGCTGAAGAACCACGGGTTCAAGCCTTTCGCCATCAAGGTGGACTGA
- a CDS encoding DegT/DnrJ/EryC1/StrS aminotransferase family protein has protein sequence MSYVRREAFLPFTRPMVGQEEIAEIIDSIESGWITTGPKSGRFEEALQEYNGVPHCLVMNSATTAQEITMQCLGIRPGDEVITTALTWVSTLSTVLLQGGVPVLVDIDPVTLNLDPSRLEAAITPRTRGIIPVHLTGLPAPMDEVWRIAQAHGLWVVEDAAQAMGAAYRGRRIGSDPRSVFSVYSFHPNKNMTTGEGGGIAFHDGSFEARIKRLRFHGIERDAWKRQSKEGSPHFDVTEPARKANFMDLQAAMGLHQIKKLDGFNQRRGVLFRRYLELLGDVEALVLPVPGDEVHQHCFHLFVARIRPEVAGMDRDAFVARLKDENIGTGIHYRPAHVHSFYRDFYREHAHALPAEGLPHTEWSGERLMSLPLWPGLTEADQDQVVAAIRHVLAN, from the coding sequence ATGTCCTATGTCCGCAGGGAGGCGTTCCTCCCCTTCACCCGGCCCATGGTGGGCCAGGAGGAGATCGCAGAGATCATCGATTCCATCGAGTCCGGCTGGATCACCACCGGGCCCAAGTCGGGCCGCTTCGAGGAGGCCCTCCAGGAGTACAACGGCGTTCCCCACTGCCTCGTCATGAACAGCGCCACCACCGCCCAGGAGATCACCATGCAGTGCCTGGGCATCCGGCCCGGGGACGAGGTCATCACCACGGCCCTCACCTGGGTGTCCACGCTCAGCACCGTCCTCCTGCAGGGGGGCGTGCCCGTGCTGGTGGACATCGACCCGGTCACCCTGAACCTGGATCCCTCCAGGCTGGAGGCGGCCATCACCCCCCGCACCCGGGGCATCATCCCCGTGCACCTCACGGGCCTGCCGGCCCCCATGGACGAGGTGTGGCGCATCGCCCAGGCCCACGGGCTCTGGGTGGTGGAGGATGCGGCCCAGGCCATGGGCGCCGCCTACCGCGGGCGCAGGATCGGCTCAGACCCCCGCTCCGTCTTCTCCGTGTACAGCTTCCACCCCAACAAGAACATGACCACCGGCGAGGGCGGAGGCATCGCCTTCCACGACGGCTCGTTCGAGGCCCGCATCAAGCGCCTTCGCTTCCACGGCATCGAGCGCGACGCCTGGAAGCGCCAGTCCAAGGAGGGCAGCCCCCACTTCGACGTCACGGAACCCGCCCGCAAGGCCAACTTCATGGACCTGCAGGCCGCCATGGGCCTCCACCAGATCAAGAAGCTGGACGGCTTCAACCAGCGCCGCGGCGTACTCTTCCGCCGCTACCTCGAGCTGCTCGGGGACGTGGAGGCCCTCGTGCTCCCCGTGCCCGGGGACGAGGTCCACCAGCACTGCTTCCACCTGTTCGTCGCGCGGATCCGGCCCGAAGTGGCCGGCATGGACCGCGACGCATTCGTGGCCCGGCTCAAGGACGAGAACATCGGAACCGGCATCCACTACCGCCCCGCCCACGTGCACAGCTTCTACCGGGACTTCTACCGGGAGCACGCCCACGCCCTGCCCGCGGAGGGCCTGCCCCACACCGAGTGGAGCGGCGAGCGCCTCATGAGCCTGCCCCTCTGGCCCGGCCTCACCGAAGCGGACCAGGACCAGGTGGTGGCGGCCATCCGGCACGTGCTGGCAAACTAG
- the nuoD gene encoding NADH dehydrogenase (quinone) subunit D, which translates to MAELNVEPTRTSDSDRMIVNMGPSHPVTHGTLHIVLELEGEIIVKATPQIGYLHRGVEKLGENLTYQQFIPLTDRLNYCSSLMNNVGYTLAVEKLLGIQDPPRSRVLRVLCSELARIGDHLVCIGINAVDIGAFTAFLYLFKERETIYDLFEMMAGQRLHSSFTRIGGLFRDIPAEFEPLCEQFLESCPRAVDEMERLLTHNPIWADRTKGVGAITPENAISWGYTGPCLRAAGVAQDLRVAQPYLDYETYDFDVPVGTTGDVYDRYLVRTEEMRQSFRIVRQCLAKLKEIGPGPVIIDDYKIALPPKEKVYTRMESLIHHFKLIMHGIDMPVGEVYSATEAANGELGFYLVSDGTKAPYRIHVRPPCFPIFSSFDEQVKGRLIADAVSILGAMNIIAGELDR; encoded by the coding sequence ATGGCTGAGCTGAACGTGGAACCCACCCGCACCTCCGACAGCGATCGCATGATCGTCAATATGGGCCCCTCCCACCCGGTGACCCACGGCACCCTGCACATCGTCCTGGAGCTCGAGGGCGAGATCATCGTCAAGGCCACCCCGCAGATCGGCTACCTGCACCGGGGCGTGGAGAAGCTGGGGGAGAACCTCACCTACCAGCAGTTCATCCCCCTCACGGACCGCCTGAACTACTGCAGCTCCCTCATGAACAACGTGGGCTACACCCTCGCGGTGGAAAAGCTCCTGGGCATCCAGGATCCCCCCCGGAGCCGCGTGCTGCGCGTGCTCTGCTCCGAGCTGGCGCGCATCGGGGACCACCTGGTGTGCATCGGCATCAACGCCGTGGACATCGGGGCCTTCACCGCCTTCCTGTACCTCTTCAAGGAGCGGGAGACCATCTACGACCTGTTCGAGATGATGGCCGGCCAGCGCCTCCACTCCAGCTTCACCCGCATCGGCGGCCTCTTCCGGGACATCCCGGCGGAGTTCGAGCCCCTGTGCGAGCAGTTCCTGGAGAGCTGCCCCAGGGCCGTGGACGAGATGGAGCGCCTGCTCACCCACAACCCCATCTGGGCCGACCGCACCAAGGGCGTCGGCGCCATCACGCCCGAGAACGCCATCAGCTGGGGCTACACCGGCCCCTGCCTGCGCGCCGCCGGCGTCGCCCAGGACCTGCGCGTGGCCCAGCCCTACCTGGACTACGAGACCTACGACTTCGACGTGCCCGTGGGCACCACCGGCGACGTGTACGACCGCTACCTGGTCCGCACCGAGGAGATGCGCCAGTCCTTCCGCATCGTCCGCCAGTGCCTGGCGAAGCTCAAGGAGATCGGCCCGGGGCCCGTCATCATCGACGACTACAAGATCGCCCTCCCTCCCAAGGAGAAGGTCTACACCCGCATGGAGAGCCTGATCCACCACTTCAAGCTCATCATGCACGGCATCGACATGCCGGTGGGCGAGGTGTACAGCGCGACGGAAGCCGCCAACGGCGAGCTGGGGTTCTACCTGGTGTCGGACGGCACCAAGGCGCCGTACCGGATCCACGTGCGGCCGCCCTGCTTCCCCATCTTCAGCAGCTTCGACGAGCAGGTGAAGGGGAGGCTGATCGCCGATGCTGTATCCATCCTGGGGGCGATGAACATCATCGCGGGCGAGCTGGACCGGTAG